TATCCCGGCTGGAAGATTGATGTTGAAAAAGAACAACAATTGCTGGAAGGGCATGATTTTATTATTTTGCAGTTTCCTGTCTATTGGTACAGCTACCCTCCGCTATTAAAAAAGTGGCTGGATGATGTTTTTACCCATGGGTGGGCCTATGGTTCGAAAGGAAATAAGCTGAACGGGAAAAAATTTGGAATCGCGAAGTCAATCGGAGATCAGGAAGAAAATTACACCCATACCGGTCCCATAGGATTTACTGTGGATGAGATTATTTCTCCATTCAAAGCAACTGCGGCTCATGTTGGCGCGGTTGCACTGCCATACTTTTCCGTGTTCAGAGCTTCCTTTCAAATCAGCAATGAAGAGGTTGAACAAAGTGCAAGGGATTTCATGGAATATATCTCTCAATACCGATCTTAATTTTGTTAATCTCTATTACGGATTAACCAGCTCAACTTTTTCAAACAGCTGCCACAATTGATCTACCATCGAAGCAGCAGGATAAGGCATTTCGTTGATGATCCACCACTCCACAATACCAACTGTGGCAGAAGCAACAAATTGAACAAGAAAATCTTTGTTGACCCTTATAAGGATGTTTTGCCGATTCAGATGCACCGAAATCATTTCTTGAACCATATGAAGCAGCTGATCCCTGAATGTGGGAGTTCCCTTGTTCGTTAGTAAAATAAAATAGAAAGAAATGTGCTGCTCCAGATAGTGAAATATTTGGAGCATATCAGCTTTGGGGGAATTCCGGCTGATCTCCTGGCTCTGCGGGATCATACAACTCGATAATAGTTGGTTGAGATGAATCTCAATACATTGATTTAACAAGTCAAACTTATCCACATAATGCAAATATACCGTACCACGATTGACATTTGCGCGCTCTGCGATTTCGTTGATGGTAATTTTATCGAAATCTTTTTCCGCCATTAGACTGGTTAATGCATCCATAATTGCCTTCTTAGATTTTTCAATACGCCGATCCATAAAAATTTCTCCTAACGTTATTCAACATGCAAGCGAAGCCTGTTGAGTAATGAACAAGTTCCTTTACATTAACGATTGAATCTTACTGATAAGGTTGCTAAACTCATTATAATAAACAATTGTTCTAAAATCAACGAATGTAAAAAATATAAGGAGAGAGGATCAAAAATGAAACTATTTTATTTTACTGCAACTGGAAATAGCTTATAT
This genomic window from Clostridiales bacterium contains:
- a CDS encoding NAD(P)H-dependent oxidoreductase, with amino-acid sequence MKTLVILAHPDIDRSNVNKRWKQELEKYPNDIVIHELYKEYPGWKIDVEKEQQLLEGHDFIILQFPVYWYSYPPLLKKWLDDVFTHGWAYGSKGNKLNGKKFGIAKSIGDQEENYTHTGPIGFTVDEIISPFKATAAHVGAVALPYFSVFRASFQISNEEVEQSARDFMEYISQYRS
- a CDS encoding TetR/AcrR family transcriptional regulator; translation: MDRRIEKSKKAIMDALTSLMAEKDFDKITINEIAERANVNRGTVYLHYVDKFDLLNQCIEIHLNQLLSSCMIPQSQEISRNSPKADMLQIFHYLEQHISFYFILLTNKGTPTFRDQLLHMVQEMISVHLNRQNILIRVNKDFLVQFVASATVGIVEWWIINEMPYPAASMVDQLWQLFEKVELVNP